In Terriglobales bacterium, the genomic stretch ATTCCGCAGCCGGGCGCGCGCGGACGCTTTCGCGAACGCATGCAAATGATGCAGACCGCCGCCAACGAGGGCGCGGCGGTTCTGCTCATGGACAGCGGCAAAACCGATTCGCTGTTCAATATGGGAAGCTTCAGCCGCTATCAGCCATCGCAACTCCCCATCGCGTTCCTCACGCATGAGGATTACAGCCTCGTCTATCGCTTGCTTCAGGCCGGATCGGTTTCGATGAAGGTGAACCTGACCGGCACGTTCAGCCCTGCCCCTGCCAAGGTTTCGATAACGGTCGCCGAGATCAAAGGCAGCGAGCATCCGGACGAGCGGGTGATCGTCGGCGGCCATCTCGATTCCTGGGATCTCGGCCAGGGAGCGCTCGACAACGGTACAGGATCAATGGCTGTGCTGGAAGCGGCACGTGCATTGCACGCACTGGGATGGAAGCCGAAGCGCACGATCACCTTCATTCTGTTCACTGGGGAAGAGCAGGGCGGCGTCGGCGCGGAATTGTTCGTAAAGAATCACGAAGCCGAAATTCCCAAAATGGATGCGGTGCTGATTCATGACACCGGTACCGGTAAAGTGTTCAGCATTGCTTTGGAAGATGAGTACGAAACGGCATCGCTGATGGAAGAGATCTATCGGCCGCTGCAAGAGGTCTTCGATCTGGAATTCCTGAGCACGCGCTACTTCGGCTCCTCCGATCACGTTGAGTTCATTGATAAAGGGGTTCCTGGGTACTTCTGCGTGCAAAAGCCTGCGCACTATCGTCAGGCGCATCACAGCCAGACCGACACCTTTGACAAAGTGATTCCGGACGAGATCAATGAAGGGGCGGCATTCCTTGCAGCATGGGCATGGAACGTATCAGAAATGCCGCAGGCATTGCCGCATCATGCACCGCGCGAGCGTAGAGGAATGGAGTAGACGTGCAATGCGCTCAGTAGCGGTCGCAATACTCTAAAGTTGTCATCCTGAAGCGCATCTTTCGCGTGAAGGATCTCCCGCGATTTGTCGGACTAAGTTGCTGCTGACGAGGCTCCTCTACCCGGAACCCTAAAGCTATCGGTAGGAGCCCTTCGCCTGCATTGAAATCCCGGGAACATTACGGAGAGATTCCTTCGCGAAGAAGAAGCGTTTCAGGATTACAGCCTTTGAGAGCTTCGGCAAAATCCGATGGGGTTCCGATAGCCTAGATCGTAACTAGAACTGCAACTGGCAAACTCTCGAATATTTCGCGGCAGAGCATTTTGCGATCTGTTGCCGTTACTTTCTTATCGGTCAGCACGTTCCGCAACTCGCTGGGAACGCCTTCCGGCAAGGTGATGGTTGCGTCGCCCCACACGTCGCCGATTGGTGGCTCGGCTTTTCCTGCCATCAACGTGTACGCGAGCCGCGGGACGACAACGATGGCTGCTTCCGTTCGTCCACTTTCTTCGTGAATACGCGCAAATGCGCAGAGATACAGATTCTTATCCGAACTTTCCAGCGGTACGTAAGTCCCTTTTTGGAACAAGCCAGGATACTCACGGCGAAGCTCGAGCGTACGCATGGTAATCCACATCTTGATGCGCCCATCCTGATAATTTTCCAAAAATTGGCGAACT encodes the following:
- a CDS encoding M20/M25/M40 family metallo-hydrolase translates to MNSFRSRIGLFSFFLIFTIVPISLVRNSRAQSDTSQSQTRSDDDKRNYRSAMEQADQKIADEVKAHSELMKNLEYLTTEIGARLTGSPQMTRASEWTLQRFKDYGVDAHLETTEIPHSWTRGQDTAEITTPIQKAVEIRSLGWSKATAGPVSGSVIFLNLDDPKELDKYKGKLKGAILITRKPTELPPASEVPNNAYDAVIPPSHGIPQPGARGRFRERMQMMQTAANEGAAVLLMDSGKTDSLFNMGSFSRYQPSQLPIAFLTHEDYSLVYRLLQAGSVSMKVNLTGTFSPAPAKVSITVAEIKGSEHPDERVIVGGHLDSWDLGQGALDNGTGSMAVLEAARALHALGWKPKRTITFILFTGEEQGGVGAELFVKNHEAEIPKMDAVLIHDTGTGKVFSIALEDEYETASLMEEIYRPLQEVFDLEFLSTRYFGSSDHVEFIDKGVPGYFCVQKPAHYRQAHHSQTDTFDKVIPDEINEGAAFLAAWAWNVSEMPQALPHHAPRERRGME